The genomic interval ATGTCCAGCGCTCGACCGTGCCGTTGAAGGGCCGGGTGACGCCGAGCCGGCGGAGGTTTTGATGGAAGGCGGCGAACTTTCGCGACCTGCCCGGCAGGGCGAAGACGTAAACCGGCTTGCCCGTCGTCGCCGCTTCCGAAGCCATCGAGATGGAATCGTTCGTCACCACGATCGCGTCCGCCGCCGCGAGGTAAGCGAAGTATGGATTTTCGCCCGTCCCCCCCCACACCTCGCCGGGCACTTCGCCGAGGCCCGCCCGCAACCGTTCGAGGGCGGCGGCCCCCGTTCGCCGGGAGGGCGTGACCAGCAGGCTGCCGCCCGTTTCGAGGGCGGCTGCGCGCAGCAGCGTCGCCAGTTCCGTCGCGGCACCTTCCGTGAAGGCGAAACGCTTGCTGGCGCCGCCAAGCAGGACGGCGATGCGCGGCCGCGGCAATTCCGCAAGGCGGCCCCCATGGGCCTCCAGGGCTTGTTCGAGCCGAGCCTGCGTGACGCGGTTCGGCGCGCCTTCCGTCACGACGACGTTGTTGCCGGCAAGCCCGTCGTGGCGCGGCACGGCGACGAGATCGAAGCGTTCGGGGCTCACATAGGGGTTGAGCAGGTGGACCGTGAAGGTCCGGCCCTTGCTTCGCGCCCGGATGGCAAGGGCGAAGGGAACGCTTTTCCGCCCGCCGGTGATGAGCAGGTCCGGCCATGGCGCTTCGAGCCGACCCCCGCCCTCGGCCGAGGCGGCCAGCGTGAAGGGCCAAAGGCCCGCCGGCAACCAGCGCCACGGCCGCCGCGGGCGGACCCGCTTCACTTCCGGTTCAAGCCCAAGGGCTTCGGCCAGGCCGAGGCACTGGTTCTCGGTGCCCGCCATGCCTTCCGTGAGTATCCAACAGCTTGGTTTCGTCATCGCTTTGCGTTCGCAGCATACAGCGGCATCGCCGTCGGGAGATAGGCCGAGGCGCAAAAGCCCGGCGGGAAGAGGCGGATCAACGGGGTCAATTGTCGGTTTGCCTTCCCTCGGTCATCGGGTAAGATCGAGTAATATAATTTCAATTTTTTCTGCAAATGGGGAGTCTTCGAACCGTGGCGCGAGTCAAGCTTGACCGCATCGACCGCCAGATACTGAGCGACCTGCAACGCGACGGCCGTATGACGAACGTGGAGCTGGCGCACCGCGCCGGCATCTCGCCGCCGCCTTGCTTGCGCCGGGTGCGGGCGCTGGAGAAGGCGGGGTACATCCGCGGCTACCACGCCGACATTGATCCGGAGGCGCTCGGCTTCGGTGTCACCGTCTTCGCCCAGGTCGGCCTTAACAGCCAGGCGGAGACGGACCTTGAAGCGTTCGAGGCGCGTGCCGCGAAATGGCCGGAGGTAAGCGAGTGCCACATGCTGGCCGGCGAGACGGATTTTCTGCTGAAGATCTACGCCGAAAGCTGGGACGGCTACCAGCGCTTCCTGACGACGCAACTGACCCCGGCGCCGAACGTGAGTCACGTGAAATCGGCGCTGGCCATTCGCAGCTCGAAATGTACGCCGGGTGTTCCGATCATTGTCGTTGGCCAGGAAGAGCAAGCCCCCGCCGCGCCCCCCGCCAAGAAGCGCAGCGCGTGAGGCGGGGCGGACCGGCCTCTAGCGGTATTTCACGGAAAGAATTTCGTAGGACTTCGAGCCGGCCGGCGTCATCACTTCGATGGCATCGCCCTGTTCCTTGCCGATCAGGGCGCGGGCCAGCGGAGAGGAGATGGAAAGCAGCCCCCGCTTGATGTCCGATTCATCGGCGCCGACGATCTGGTACGTCGCCTTTTCGTCGGTGTCCTCGTCAAGCAGTTTCACGGTGGCGCCGAACTTGATGGATTTGCCGGAAAGCTTGCTGACATCGATAACTTCGGCGCGGCTGGTGATTTCCTCGATTTCGGCGATGCGGCCTTCGATAAAGGACTGCCGTTCACGCGCGGCGTGGTATTCGGCGTTCTCGGACAGATCGCCATGGGCGCGC from Pseudomonadota bacterium carries:
- a CDS encoding mitochondrial fission ELM1 family protein; its protein translation is MTKPSCWILTEGMAGTENQCLGLAEALGLEPEVKRVRPRRPWRWLPAGLWPFTLAASAEGGGRLEAPWPDLLITGGRKSVPFALAIRARSKGRTFTVHLLNPYVSPERFDLVAVPRHDGLAGNNVVVTEGAPNRVTQARLEQALEAHGGRLAELPRPRIAVLLGGASKRFAFTEGAATELATLLRAAALETGGSLLVTPSRRTGAAALERLRAGLGEVPGEVWGGTGENPYFAYLAAADAIVVTNDSISMASEAATTGKPVYVFALPGRSRKFAAFHQNLRRLGVTRPFNGTVERWTYAPLRDTARVAEAVRARWK
- a CDS encoding Lrp/AsnC family transcriptional regulator; protein product: MARVKLDRIDRQILSDLQRDGRMTNVELAHRAGISPPPCLRRVRALEKAGYIRGYHADIDPEALGFGVTVFAQVGLNSQAETDLEAFEARAAKWPEVSECHMLAGETDFLLKIYAESWDGYQRFLTTQLTPAPNVSHVKSALAIRSSKCTPGVPIIVVGQEEQAPAAPPAKKRSA
- the greA gene encoding transcription elongation factor GreA: MEKIPMTAGGLQHLQEELRHLKTAERPAVIQQIAEARAHGDLSENAEYHAARERQSFIEGRIAEIEEITSRAEVIDVSKLSGKSIKFGATVKLLDEDTDEKATYQIVGADESDIKRGLLSISSPLARALIGKEQGDAIEVMTPAGSKSYEILSVKYR